Proteins co-encoded in one Hyla sarda isolate aHylSar1 chromosome 4, aHylSar1.hap1, whole genome shotgun sequence genomic window:
- the LOC130368392 gene encoding putative olfactory receptor 2B8, with the protein MIPHNATTGMNISTYRTIEEFILLGLTSQKDIQIVLFVVFLSSYVISLTGNIVIMILSRISCRLHTPMYFFLRNLSFLDIWYTSSIVPEMLIHFLSVRKSISFHGCVAQMFIHLSLGGTECYLLLSMAYDRYVAICAPLHYTNIIHPALCIKMATGSWIGGIVNSIVHTVFALQLPYCGPNVINHFFCEIPSVLELACADTSLNKTVIFFFAMLVVMGPFFLILITYGYIISSILKISTSLGRRKAFSTCASHIIVVSLFYGTIIFMYMRPGSTHVANQDKMATLFYSVITPMLNPLIYTLRNKDVIGALVDITRK; encoded by the coding sequence ATGATTCCGCACAATGCTACCACTGGAATGAACATTTCCACCTATAGAACAATTGAAGAATTCATTCTCCTTGGGTTGACCAGTCAGAAAGATATTCAGATAGTGTTATTTGTTGTATTTTTATCTTCATACGTCATATCACTAACTGGTAACATAGTCATTATGATTCTCAGTAGGATAAGTTGCCGGCTTCACACGCCTATGTATTTCTTCTTAAGAAATCTGTCATTTTTGGATATCTGGTACACCTCAAGTATTGTTCCAGAAATGCTTATTCATTTTCTGTCAGTGAGAAAAAGCATATCTTTTCACGGTTGTGTCGCTCAGATGTTTATTCATCTCTCTCTAGGAGGGACTGAGTGCTACCTCCTGTTATCAATGGCCTATGACCGGTATGTAGCTATATGTGccccattacactacactaatattataCATCCTGCATTGTGTATTAAGATGGCGACTGGTTCCTGGATTGGAGGCATAGTAAACTCAATTGTACACACAGTCTTTGCATTGCAATTGCCCTATTGTGGTCCCAATGTAATAAATCACTTTTTTTGTGAGATTCCTTCAGTTTTAGAGTTGGCATGTGCAGATACTTCTCTCAATAAGACTGTTATTTTCTTCTTTGCTATGTTGGTGGTGATGGGTCCATTTTTCCTTATCCTCATTACATATGGTTACATCATTTCCAGCATACTGAAGATAAGTACATCTCTAGGGCGGAGAAAGGCCTTCTCCACCTGTGCTTCCCACATTATTGTTGTATCCTTGTTTTATGGCACCATCATCTTCATGTACATGAGACCAGGATCAACCCATGTAGCCAACCAAGACAAAATGGCCACCTTGTTCTACAGTGTTATAACACCAATGCTGAATCCTTTGATATATACTTTGAGAAACAAGGATGTGATAGGAGCATTGGTGGACATCACAAGAAAATAG